One window from the genome of Nicotiana sylvestris chromosome 9, ASM39365v2, whole genome shotgun sequence encodes:
- the LOC104225285 gene encoding phosphoserine phosphatase, chloroplastic isoform X4, producing the protein MEGLMSFQAQSVRAVSREQSSPVEASAVTPFDNTLPSKVLDVWQNASAVCFDVDSTVCIDEGIDEFAEFCGAGKAVAEWTARAMNGSVPFEDALAARLSLINPSLSQLQDFLKRPPRLSPGIDLLVKKLKDKKKDVYLVSGGFRQMINPVASILGIPLENIFANQMLFGSNGESAGFDKNEPTSRSGGKPTAVQQIKKAHGYKSVVMIGDGATDLEARMPGGADLFICYGGVQLRESVAAKADWLVFNFKDLINSLENWELTAPFRGCKIQVPTKFVVGDLDATYNVPGTKEYIHNGGFKKEVPNWQEGVVMEEVAHFINQEKPDEINAHIYDFIQRF; encoded by the exons ATGGAGGGACTGATGAGTTTTCAAGCGCAATCTGTTCGTGCTGTCTCTAGAGAGCAAAGCTCG CCCGTTGAAGCCTCTGCTGTTACCCCTTTTGACAATACATTACCATCTAAAG TTCTTGATGTTTGGCAAAATGCGAGTGCTGTATGCTTTGATGTGGATAGCACTGTGTGCATAGACGAGGGCATAGATGAATTTGCAGAGTTTTGTGGAGCTGGAAAGGCTGTAGCAGAATGGACTGCTAG GGCAATGAATGGCTCTGTTCCTTTCGAAGATGCATTGGCAGCTCGTCTGTCTCTTATCAACCCTTCATTGTCCCAACTCCAGGATTTTCTTAAGAGACCTCCAAG ACTTTCTCCTGGCATTGATCTATTGGTCAAGAAACTGAAGGATAAAAAGAAAGATGTTTATCTGGTCTCAGGCGGGTTTCGTCAAATGATCAAT CCTGTCGCATCAATCCTTGGTATACCACTTGAAAATATTTTTGCCAATCAAATGCTCTTTGGGAGTAATGGAGAATCTGCCGGGTTTGATAAAAATGAGCCAACTTCAAGGAGTGGTGGAAAACCTACTGCCGTTCAACAAATAAAAAAG GCTCATGGATACAAATCAGTAGTGATGATTGGTGATGGTGCCACTGATCTTGAG GCTCGTATGCCAGGTGGTGCGGACTTGTTTATTTGCTATGGAGGAGTTCAACTAAGAGAATCAGTTGCAGCTAAAGCTGATTGGCTGGTGTTTAATTTTAAGGACTTGATTAACTCATTGGA AAACTGGGAGCTTACAGCACCATTTAGGGGATGCAAAATTCAAGTTCCTACTAAGTTTGTGGTGGGTGATCTGGACGCGACGTATAATGTTCCAGGAACCAAGGAGTATATACACAATGGTGGTTTCAAGAAAGAAGTGCCTAATTGGCAGGAGGGTGTTGTAATGGAGGAAGTAGCTCACTTCATCAACCAAGAAAAGCCTGATGAAATAAATGCCCACATTTATGATTTTATTCAGAGGTTTTAA
- the LOC104225285 gene encoding phosphoserine phosphatase, chloroplastic isoform X1: MEGLMSFQAQSVRAVSREQSSVPLPTFSSKITRVSVQPIGMVRNSKLFNSFVASVQPVEASAVTPFDNTLPSKEVLDVWQNASAVCFDVDSTVCIDEGIDEFAEFCGAGKAVAEWTARAMNGSVPFEDALAARLSLINPSLSQLQDFLKRPPRLSPGIDLLVKKLKDKKKDVYLVSGGFRQMINPVASILGIPLENIFANQMLFGSNGESAGFDKNEPTSRSGGKPTAVQQIKKAHGYKSVVMIGDGATDLEARMPGGADLFICYGGVQLRESVAAKADWLVFNFKDLINSLENWELTAPFRGCKIQVPTKFVVGDLDATYNVPGTKEYIHNGGFKKEVPNWQEGVVMEEVAHFINQEKPDEINAHIYDFIQRF, encoded by the exons ATGGAGGGACTGATGAGTTTTCAAGCGCAATCTGTTCGTGCTGTCTCTAGAGAGCAAAGCTCGGTACCACTTCCtacattttcttcaaaaattactAGAGTTTCTGTTCAGCCAATTGGAATGGTGAGAAATTCCAAGTTGTTTAATTCATTTGTTGCTTCAGTTCAGCCCGTTGAAGCCTCTGCTGTTACCCCTTTTGACAATACATTACCATCTAAAG AAGTTCTTGATGTTTGGCAAAATGCGAGTGCTGTATGCTTTGATGTGGATAGCACTGTGTGCATAGACGAGGGCATAGATGAATTTGCAGAGTTTTGTGGAGCTGGAAAGGCTGTAGCAGAATGGACTGCTAG GGCAATGAATGGCTCTGTTCCTTTCGAAGATGCATTGGCAGCTCGTCTGTCTCTTATCAACCCTTCATTGTCCCAACTCCAGGATTTTCTTAAGAGACCTCCAAG ACTTTCTCCTGGCATTGATCTATTGGTCAAGAAACTGAAGGATAAAAAGAAAGATGTTTATCTGGTCTCAGGCGGGTTTCGTCAAATGATCAAT CCTGTCGCATCAATCCTTGGTATACCACTTGAAAATATTTTTGCCAATCAAATGCTCTTTGGGAGTAATGGAGAATCTGCCGGGTTTGATAAAAATGAGCCAACTTCAAGGAGTGGTGGAAAACCTACTGCCGTTCAACAAATAAAAAAG GCTCATGGATACAAATCAGTAGTGATGATTGGTGATGGTGCCACTGATCTTGAG GCTCGTATGCCAGGTGGTGCGGACTTGTTTATTTGCTATGGAGGAGTTCAACTAAGAGAATCAGTTGCAGCTAAAGCTGATTGGCTGGTGTTTAATTTTAAGGACTTGATTAACTCATTGGA AAACTGGGAGCTTACAGCACCATTTAGGGGATGCAAAATTCAAGTTCCTACTAAGTTTGTGGTGGGTGATCTGGACGCGACGTATAATGTTCCAGGAACCAAGGAGTATATACACAATGGTGGTTTCAAGAAAGAAGTGCCTAATTGGCAGGAGGGTGTTGTAATGGAGGAAGTAGCTCACTTCATCAACCAAGAAAAGCCTGATGAAATAAATGCCCACATTTATGATTTTATTCAGAGGTTTTAA
- the LOC104225285 gene encoding phosphoserine phosphatase, chloroplastic isoform X2: protein MEGLMSFQAQSVRAVSREQSSVPLPTFSSKITRVSVQPIGMVRNSKLFNSFVASVQPVEASAVTPFDNTLPSKVLDVWQNASAVCFDVDSTVCIDEGIDEFAEFCGAGKAVAEWTARAMNGSVPFEDALAARLSLINPSLSQLQDFLKRPPRLSPGIDLLVKKLKDKKKDVYLVSGGFRQMINPVASILGIPLENIFANQMLFGSNGESAGFDKNEPTSRSGGKPTAVQQIKKAHGYKSVVMIGDGATDLEARMPGGADLFICYGGVQLRESVAAKADWLVFNFKDLINSLENWELTAPFRGCKIQVPTKFVVGDLDATYNVPGTKEYIHNGGFKKEVPNWQEGVVMEEVAHFINQEKPDEINAHIYDFIQRF from the exons ATGGAGGGACTGATGAGTTTTCAAGCGCAATCTGTTCGTGCTGTCTCTAGAGAGCAAAGCTCGGTACCACTTCCtacattttcttcaaaaattactAGAGTTTCTGTTCAGCCAATTGGAATGGTGAGAAATTCCAAGTTGTTTAATTCATTTGTTGCTTCAGTTCAGCCCGTTGAAGCCTCTGCTGTTACCCCTTTTGACAATACATTACCATCTAAAG TTCTTGATGTTTGGCAAAATGCGAGTGCTGTATGCTTTGATGTGGATAGCACTGTGTGCATAGACGAGGGCATAGATGAATTTGCAGAGTTTTGTGGAGCTGGAAAGGCTGTAGCAGAATGGACTGCTAG GGCAATGAATGGCTCTGTTCCTTTCGAAGATGCATTGGCAGCTCGTCTGTCTCTTATCAACCCTTCATTGTCCCAACTCCAGGATTTTCTTAAGAGACCTCCAAG ACTTTCTCCTGGCATTGATCTATTGGTCAAGAAACTGAAGGATAAAAAGAAAGATGTTTATCTGGTCTCAGGCGGGTTTCGTCAAATGATCAAT CCTGTCGCATCAATCCTTGGTATACCACTTGAAAATATTTTTGCCAATCAAATGCTCTTTGGGAGTAATGGAGAATCTGCCGGGTTTGATAAAAATGAGCCAACTTCAAGGAGTGGTGGAAAACCTACTGCCGTTCAACAAATAAAAAAG GCTCATGGATACAAATCAGTAGTGATGATTGGTGATGGTGCCACTGATCTTGAG GCTCGTATGCCAGGTGGTGCGGACTTGTTTATTTGCTATGGAGGAGTTCAACTAAGAGAATCAGTTGCAGCTAAAGCTGATTGGCTGGTGTTTAATTTTAAGGACTTGATTAACTCATTGGA AAACTGGGAGCTTACAGCACCATTTAGGGGATGCAAAATTCAAGTTCCTACTAAGTTTGTGGTGGGTGATCTGGACGCGACGTATAATGTTCCAGGAACCAAGGAGTATATACACAATGGTGGTTTCAAGAAAGAAGTGCCTAATTGGCAGGAGGGTGTTGTAATGGAGGAAGTAGCTCACTTCATCAACCAAGAAAAGCCTGATGAAATAAATGCCCACATTTATGATTTTATTCAGAGGTTTTAA
- the LOC104225285 gene encoding phosphoserine phosphatase, chloroplastic isoform X3, giving the protein MEGLMSFQAQSVRAVSREQSSPVEASAVTPFDNTLPSKEVLDVWQNASAVCFDVDSTVCIDEGIDEFAEFCGAGKAVAEWTARAMNGSVPFEDALAARLSLINPSLSQLQDFLKRPPRLSPGIDLLVKKLKDKKKDVYLVSGGFRQMINPVASILGIPLENIFANQMLFGSNGESAGFDKNEPTSRSGGKPTAVQQIKKAHGYKSVVMIGDGATDLEARMPGGADLFICYGGVQLRESVAAKADWLVFNFKDLINSLENWELTAPFRGCKIQVPTKFVVGDLDATYNVPGTKEYIHNGGFKKEVPNWQEGVVMEEVAHFINQEKPDEINAHIYDFIQRF; this is encoded by the exons ATGGAGGGACTGATGAGTTTTCAAGCGCAATCTGTTCGTGCTGTCTCTAGAGAGCAAAGCTCG CCCGTTGAAGCCTCTGCTGTTACCCCTTTTGACAATACATTACCATCTAAAG AAGTTCTTGATGTTTGGCAAAATGCGAGTGCTGTATGCTTTGATGTGGATAGCACTGTGTGCATAGACGAGGGCATAGATGAATTTGCAGAGTTTTGTGGAGCTGGAAAGGCTGTAGCAGAATGGACTGCTAG GGCAATGAATGGCTCTGTTCCTTTCGAAGATGCATTGGCAGCTCGTCTGTCTCTTATCAACCCTTCATTGTCCCAACTCCAGGATTTTCTTAAGAGACCTCCAAG ACTTTCTCCTGGCATTGATCTATTGGTCAAGAAACTGAAGGATAAAAAGAAAGATGTTTATCTGGTCTCAGGCGGGTTTCGTCAAATGATCAAT CCTGTCGCATCAATCCTTGGTATACCACTTGAAAATATTTTTGCCAATCAAATGCTCTTTGGGAGTAATGGAGAATCTGCCGGGTTTGATAAAAATGAGCCAACTTCAAGGAGTGGTGGAAAACCTACTGCCGTTCAACAAATAAAAAAG GCTCATGGATACAAATCAGTAGTGATGATTGGTGATGGTGCCACTGATCTTGAG GCTCGTATGCCAGGTGGTGCGGACTTGTTTATTTGCTATGGAGGAGTTCAACTAAGAGAATCAGTTGCAGCTAAAGCTGATTGGCTGGTGTTTAATTTTAAGGACTTGATTAACTCATTGGA AAACTGGGAGCTTACAGCACCATTTAGGGGATGCAAAATTCAAGTTCCTACTAAGTTTGTGGTGGGTGATCTGGACGCGACGTATAATGTTCCAGGAACCAAGGAGTATATACACAATGGTGGTTTCAAGAAAGAAGTGCCTAATTGGCAGGAGGGTGTTGTAATGGAGGAAGTAGCTCACTTCATCAACCAAGAAAAGCCTGATGAAATAAATGCCCACATTTATGATTTTATTCAGAGGTTTTAA